A genomic segment from Myxococcota bacterium encodes:
- a CDS encoding SDR family oxidoreductase: MDLGLAGQTVVVTGASGGIGRGLVQAFAAEGCNVVLASRDEAKCEEVAATCASSPGRTLVVRTDVTDPASVAALVERVHRELGDVHVLVNNAGGVAYPRAWEEKPRDEMEWELALNVWGVVHCTNAVGAEMLARGRGAIVNVTSNSALEPSAGHMVANYAGTKGYVMSMSKALAYEWGPRGVRINCISPGWIVPWEEDHVGAGSFWRKYGYEFFGTPEQMAAAAAGEGDMFNVQGQPIRRIGRPEDIADLALFLASDRAKHLTGQLISVSGGAYMP, translated from the coding sequence ATGGATCTCGGACTCGCCGGGCAGACGGTCGTCGTCACGGGAGCGAGCGGCGGCATCGGCCGCGGCCTCGTGCAGGCGTTCGCGGCCGAGGGCTGCAACGTCGTGCTCGCGAGCCGCGACGAGGCGAAGTGCGAGGAGGTCGCGGCGACCTGCGCGTCGTCGCCCGGGCGCACGCTCGTCGTCCGCACCGACGTCACCGACCCCGCGTCGGTCGCCGCGCTCGTCGAGCGCGTGCATCGGGAGCTCGGCGACGTGCACGTGCTCGTCAACAACGCCGGCGGCGTCGCCTACCCGCGCGCGTGGGAGGAGAAGCCGCGCGACGAGATGGAGTGGGAGCTCGCGCTCAACGTCTGGGGCGTCGTCCACTGCACGAACGCCGTCGGCGCCGAGATGCTCGCGCGCGGCCGCGGCGCGATCGTGAACGTCACGTCGAACTCGGCGCTCGAGCCCTCCGCGGGCCACATGGTCGCGAACTACGCCGGCACGAAGGGCTACGTGATGTCGATGTCGAAGGCGCTCGCCTACGAGTGGGGGCCGCGCGGCGTCCGCATCAACTGCATCTCGCCCGGCTGGATCGTGCCGTGGGAGGAGGATCACGTCGGCGCCGGGAGCTTCTGGCGGAAGTACGGCTACGAGTTCTTCGGCACGCCGGAGCAGATGGCGGCCGCGGCGGCCGGCGAGGGCGACATGTTCAACGTCCAGGGCCAGCCGATCCGCCGCATCGGGCGGCCCGAGGACATCGCCGACCTCGCGCTCTTCCTCGCCTCCGATCGCGCGAAGCACCTGACCGGCCAGCTCATCAGCGTGAGCGGCGGGGCGTACATGCCGTGA
- a CDS encoding fatty acid--CoA ligase family protein: MDLASRIDDVLAIDPAANAIEFEGRWTTWGELAAASAALGRALDAAGAPADAPVGVLLRNRPEAVAALLGVLRSRRCVVTLSPHQGDAALRRDLERLALPVVVACAEDADGGALAAACDATDTLLLRCAFGGDDDACVAPRGARTRVLDARTAPEHRLPGVAVQMLTSGTTGPPKRVDLGRAALEHSLAGAKHYEKDKAAAPRLRAGVAIIASPLVHVSGIFRVLQCATDGRAFALLDRFRVEPWRDLVVKHRPKTASLVPTAVRMVLEAKLDPADLASLKAVVSGTAPLAPEDAEAFEAQYGVPVLTSYGATEFAGGVAGWSLPDHVEFRREKRGSVGRAHPGCALRIVDPADGRALAPGEEGVLEVHSAQLGPKSDWVRTTDRARMDADGFLWITGRADAAILRGGFKVHPEEVVAALEEHPSVREACVVGLDDARLGQVPVAAVELHADAPRVDGEALRDFARERLAAYMVPSRVLVVDALPRTPSMKPSQPGVRALFANGDAGARGGAAT, encoded by the coding sequence ATGGATCTCGCGTCCCGCATCGACGACGTGCTCGCGATCGACCCGGCGGCGAACGCGATCGAGTTCGAGGGCCGCTGGACGACGTGGGGCGAGCTCGCCGCCGCGTCGGCCGCGCTCGGCCGCGCGCTCGACGCGGCGGGCGCGCCCGCGGACGCGCCCGTCGGCGTGCTGCTCCGCAACCGCCCCGAGGCGGTGGCCGCGCTGCTCGGCGTGCTCCGCTCGCGCCGCTGCGTCGTCACGCTGAGCCCGCACCAGGGCGACGCCGCCCTGCGGCGCGACCTCGAGCGCCTCGCCCTGCCGGTCGTGGTCGCGTGCGCGGAGGACGCCGACGGCGGCGCGCTCGCCGCCGCCTGCGACGCGACGGACACGCTGCTCCTGCGCTGCGCGTTCGGCGGCGACGACGACGCGTGCGTCGCACCGCGCGGCGCGCGCACGCGCGTCCTCGACGCGCGCACCGCGCCCGAGCACCGGCTCCCCGGTGTCGCGGTGCAGATGCTGACGAGCGGCACGACGGGCCCGCCGAAGCGCGTCGACCTCGGGCGCGCTGCGCTCGAGCACTCGCTCGCCGGAGCCAAGCACTACGAGAAGGACAAGGCCGCGGCGCCGCGCCTTCGCGCGGGCGTCGCGATCATCGCGTCGCCGCTCGTCCACGTGAGCGGCATCTTCCGCGTGCTGCAGTGCGCGACGGACGGGCGCGCGTTCGCGCTGCTCGACCGCTTCCGCGTCGAGCCGTGGCGCGACCTCGTCGTGAAGCACCGCCCGAAGACGGCGAGCCTCGTGCCGACGGCGGTGCGCATGGTGCTCGAGGCGAAGCTCGACCCGGCCGACCTCGCGAGCCTCAAGGCCGTCGTGTCCGGCACCGCGCCGCTCGCGCCCGAGGACGCCGAGGCGTTCGAGGCGCAGTACGGCGTCCCCGTGCTCACGTCGTACGGCGCGACCGAGTTCGCGGGCGGGGTCGCCGGCTGGTCGCTGCCCGACCACGTGGAGTTCCGGCGCGAGAAGCGCGGCAGCGTCGGGCGCGCGCACCCGGGCTGCGCACTGCGCATCGTCGACCCGGCCGACGGTCGCGCGCTCGCGCCCGGCGAGGAAGGCGTGCTCGAAGTGCACTCCGCACAGCTCGGCCCGAAGAGCGACTGGGTGCGCACGACCGACCGCGCGCGCATGGACGCCGACGGCTTCCTGTGGATCACCGGGCGCGCGGATGCCGCCATCCTGCGCGGCGGCTTCAAGGTGCACCCCGAGGAGGTCGTCGCCGCGCTCGAGGAGCACCCGTCCGTGCGCGAGGCCTGCGTGGTCGGTCTCGACGACGCGCGGCTCGGCCAGGTGCCGGTCGCGGCCGTCGAGCTGCACGCGGACGCGCCGCGCGTCGACGGCGAGGCGCTGCGCGACTTCGCGCGCGAACGGCTCGCCGCCTACATGGTTCCCTCGCGCGTGCTCGTCGTCGACGCGCTGCCGCGCACGCCGTCGATGAAGCCGAGCCAGCCGGGCGTGCGCGCGCTGTTCGCGAACGGCGACGCGGGCGCGCGCGGAGGAGCGGCGACGTGA
- a CDS encoding sigma-70 family RNA polymerase sigma factor, which produces MSTDGERDDEGELVRRAARGDVDAYEALYRAHAGRVFALCLRMARDRGEAEGLVQDVFVRVWERLGSFRGDAAFATWVHRVAVNVAIEHLRAQGRLRDRIDAEADVEAVFDDSFFARAGSDVDLERAIAKLPPRARLVFVLHDVEGHGHREIASRMGVAVGTCKAHLHRARGLLRAALGGEPAPVAPAEETG; this is translated from the coding sequence TTGTCCACGGACGGCGAACGCGACGACGAAGGCGAGCTCGTGCGGCGCGCCGCGCGCGGCGACGTCGACGCCTACGAGGCGCTCTACCGCGCGCACGCGGGGCGCGTGTTCGCGCTGTGTCTGCGCATGGCGCGCGATCGCGGCGAGGCGGAGGGGCTCGTGCAGGACGTCTTCGTGCGGGTCTGGGAGCGGCTCGGCTCGTTCCGCGGCGACGCGGCCTTCGCGACCTGGGTGCACCGCGTGGCGGTGAACGTCGCGATCGAGCACCTGCGCGCGCAGGGACGGCTGCGCGACCGCATCGACGCCGAGGCCGACGTCGAGGCCGTCTTCGACGACTCGTTCTTCGCGCGCGCCGGGAGCGACGTCGACCTCGAGCGCGCGATCGCGAAGCTGCCGCCGCGCGCGCGGCTCGTGTTCGTGCTGCACGACGTGGAAGGGCACGGGCACCGCGAGATCGCGTCGCGCATGGGCGTCGCGGTGGGAACGTGCAAGGCGCACCTGCACCGCGCGCGAGGCCTCCTGCGCGCGGCGCTCGGGGGCGAGCCGGCGCCGGTCGCACCGGCGGAGGAGACGGGATGA
- a CDS encoding DUF1214 domain-containing protein yields the protein MAGDAGAPGDEGGRRAGAALGGKALSKQVMVDGVKLRPERRGDAEDARRLVAGDAWRDLCRALERAGDALLAAENPADERTRAEGFRYLLGLATVGIRQGFELADREHPVFVRIEDPWAKWGAENADNHYLHAHVRSDRTYRIRGERGTCLDFLIEVKEGFMHLGDVRNFATLAAHDLRIEPDGSFEIVASRERTGAAEGCANWLPLHPDAAQITIREYLYDWSREEPARFTIECIEAAGCAPAPPDAAATARVLDDVGHFVETTTRFWAEWVPELRDAHVPGRLAPARMFVGGADDIRYGNDLYRLGEGEALVIETAVPDARYWHYQLCNEWFVTMDYANRQTSLNGAQLRIDGDGLVRIVVAHEDPGVPNWLDTGGAREGMIQYRYVWTKDAPQPRIATVPLGELRAHLPADTPHVPPAERRTRIAERQRAIARRMRV from the coding sequence GTGGCGGGGGACGCGGGAGCCCCGGGCGACGAGGGCGGCCGGCGCGCGGGCGCCGCGCTCGGCGGCAAGGCGCTCTCGAAGCAGGTGATGGTCGACGGCGTGAAGCTGCGACCCGAGCGGCGCGGCGACGCCGAGGACGCGCGCCGGCTCGTCGCGGGCGACGCGTGGCGCGACCTGTGCCGCGCGCTCGAGCGCGCGGGCGACGCGCTGCTCGCGGCGGAGAATCCGGCCGACGAACGGACGCGCGCCGAGGGCTTCCGCTACCTGCTCGGCCTCGCGACGGTCGGCATCCGGCAGGGCTTCGAGCTCGCCGACCGCGAGCACCCCGTCTTCGTCCGCATCGAGGACCCGTGGGCGAAGTGGGGCGCGGAGAACGCCGACAACCACTACCTGCACGCGCACGTGCGCAGCGACCGCACCTACCGCATCCGCGGCGAGCGCGGGACGTGCCTCGACTTCCTGATCGAGGTCAAGGAGGGCTTCATGCACCTCGGCGACGTGCGCAACTTCGCGACGCTCGCCGCGCACGACCTCCGCATCGAGCCCGACGGGAGCTTCGAGATCGTCGCGAGCCGCGAGCGCACGGGCGCGGCCGAGGGCTGCGCCAACTGGCTGCCGCTGCACCCCGACGCCGCGCAGATCACGATCCGCGAGTACCTCTACGACTGGTCGCGCGAGGAGCCCGCGCGCTTCACGATCGAGTGCATCGAGGCCGCCGGGTGCGCGCCCGCGCCGCCCGACGCCGCCGCCACGGCGCGCGTGCTCGACGACGTCGGCCACTTCGTCGAGACGACGACGCGTTTCTGGGCCGAGTGGGTGCCCGAGCTGCGCGACGCGCACGTGCCGGGCCGGCTCGCGCCCGCGCGCATGTTCGTCGGCGGCGCCGACGACATCCGCTACGGCAACGACCTCTACCGGCTCGGCGAGGGCGAGGCGCTCGTGATCGAGACGGCCGTGCCGGACGCGCGCTACTGGCACTACCAGCTCTGCAACGAGTGGTTCGTCACGATGGACTACGCGAACCGCCAGACGAGCCTCAACGGCGCGCAGCTGCGCATCGACGGCGATGGGCTCGTGCGCATCGTCGTCGCCCACGAAGACCCGGGCGTGCCGAACTGGCTCGACACCGGCGGCGCGCGCGAGGGGATGATCCAGTACCGCTACGTGTGGACGAAGGACGCGCCGCAGCCGCGCATCGCGACCGTTCCTCTCGGCGAGCTGCGCGCGCACCTGCCCGCGGACACGCCGCACGTCCCGCCCGCCGAGCGACGCACGCGCATCGCGGAGCGCCAGCGCGCGATCGCGCGGCGCATGCGCGTCTAG
- a CDS encoding acyl-CoA dehydrogenase family protein, with protein MRLDDSPLEAAFRAELRAWLEREVRAHGAPPPAGDWTARREYDTSWQRKLFDAGYAGMNWPAEYGGRGASLGEQLVYFEETARANAPYIGANFIGLMHGGPTLMAEGSEAQKAFHLPGILEGRHVWCQGFSEPTAGSDLASLRTVAVREGDQYVVTGHKIWSTRAHIADYCELLVRTDADAPAHKGITWLVLDMHQPGVDVRPLDTIEGDSHFCEVFLDGARVPVANRVGAENDGWRVANVTLRFERGTAFAQHIITMRTQLEGLVALARRAGPSGGASAWNGDASLRRTAGRLAAQIEALWRLTQLCVSEAEATGVPSLTGSAVKLRYSELYQEIGELGMHVVGRAALAREDVAGLPTGDVLHDYLWALQFTVSGGTSQIQRNIIGERILGLPREPR; from the coding sequence GTGAGGCTCGACGATTCGCCCCTCGAGGCCGCGTTCCGCGCCGAGCTGCGCGCGTGGCTCGAGCGCGAGGTCCGCGCGCACGGCGCGCCGCCGCCGGCCGGCGACTGGACGGCGCGGCGCGAGTACGACACGTCGTGGCAGCGCAAGCTCTTCGACGCGGGCTACGCAGGCATGAACTGGCCGGCCGAATACGGCGGGCGCGGCGCCTCGCTCGGCGAGCAGCTCGTCTACTTCGAAGAGACGGCGCGCGCGAACGCGCCGTACATCGGGGCGAACTTCATCGGCCTCATGCACGGCGGGCCGACGCTGATGGCCGAGGGCAGCGAGGCGCAGAAGGCGTTCCACCTGCCCGGCATCCTCGAGGGGCGCCACGTCTGGTGCCAGGGCTTCTCGGAGCCGACCGCGGGCTCCGACCTCGCGTCGCTGCGCACCGTCGCCGTGCGCGAGGGCGACCAGTACGTCGTCACCGGCCACAAGATCTGGAGCACGCGCGCGCACATCGCCGACTACTGCGAGCTGCTCGTGCGCACCGACGCCGACGCGCCCGCGCACAAGGGCATCACGTGGCTCGTCCTCGACATGCACCAGCCGGGCGTCGACGTCCGCCCGCTCGACACGATCGAGGGCGACAGCCACTTCTGCGAGGTCTTCCTCGACGGTGCGCGCGTGCCCGTCGCGAATCGCGTCGGCGCGGAGAACGACGGCTGGCGCGTCGCGAACGTCACGCTGCGCTTCGAGCGCGGCACGGCGTTCGCGCAGCACATCATCACGATGCGCACGCAGCTCGAGGGCCTCGTCGCGCTCGCGCGCCGCGCGGGGCCGTCGGGCGGCGCGAGCGCGTGGAACGGCGATGCGAGCCTGCGCCGGACGGCGGGGCGGCTCGCGGCGCAGATCGAGGCGCTCTGGCGGCTCACGCAGCTGTGCGTCTCGGAGGCGGAGGCGACCGGCGTCCCGTCGCTCACCGGCTCGGCGGTCAAGCTCCGCTACAGCGAGCTCTACCAGGAGATCGGCGAGCTCGGCATGCACGTCGTCGGACGCGCCGCGCTCGCGCGCGAGGACGTCGCCGGCCTGCCGACCGGCGACGTCCTGCACGACTACCTGTGGGCGCTGCAGTTCACCGTGTCGGGCGGCACGTCGCAGATCCAGCGCAACATCATCGGAGAGCGCATCCTCGGGCTGCCGCGCGAGCCTCGTTAG
- a CDS encoding TetR/AcrR family transcriptional regulator, with protein sequence MDPFRPPHAHALAGEHPPSPPRARAPRGALSRERVLEAALRLLEREGEGALSMRRVAAELGSAPMSLYRHVRNKEDLVDGVIALALEDLTTKPLEGDDWTARTLAWMLALREEMLEHPSIIPLLRSSHMVLPAVLAPVELVLEELLRAGFSRPRAARSAWELLWITLSFVAIEQRSAREPETLATRTFSMAKLHADDLPHLAEALPDLLVLDAEDIFQSVARHLVAGLRVELDAVRAGAARGGQA encoded by the coding sequence ATGGACCCCTTCCGTCCGCCCCACGCCCACGCCCTCGCGGGCGAGCACCCCCCGTCGCCGCCGCGCGCGCGCGCACCGCGCGGCGCGCTCTCGCGCGAGCGCGTCCTCGAGGCCGCGCTCCGACTGCTCGAGCGCGAAGGCGAGGGCGCGCTCAGCATGCGCCGCGTCGCGGCCGAGCTCGGCTCGGCGCCGATGTCGCTCTACCGGCACGTGCGCAACAAGGAGGACCTCGTCGACGGCGTGATCGCGCTCGCGCTCGAGGACCTCACGACGAAGCCGCTCGAGGGCGACGACTGGACGGCGCGCACGCTCGCCTGGATGCTCGCGCTGCGCGAGGAGATGCTCGAGCACCCGTCGATCATCCCGCTGCTCCGCTCGAGCCACATGGTGCTGCCGGCCGTGCTCGCTCCCGTCGAGCTCGTGCTCGAGGAGCTGCTGCGCGCGGGCTTCTCGCGGCCGCGCGCCGCGCGCAGCGCGTGGGAGCTGCTCTGGATCACGCTGTCGTTCGTCGCCATCGAGCAGCGCAGCGCGCGCGAGCCCGAGACGCTCGCGACGCGCACGTTCTCGATGGCGAAGCTCCACGCCGACGACCTGCCGCACCTCGCCGAGGCGCTCCCCGACCTGCTCGTGCTCGACGCCGAGGACATCTTCCAGTCGGTCGCGCGCCATCTCGTCGCGGGCCTGCGCGTCGAGCTCGACGCGGTGCGCGCCGGGGCCGCGCGAGGGGGCCAGGCGTGA
- a CDS encoding SDR family NAD(P)-dependent oxidoreductase, which produces MAGRLEGKVAIITGAASGIGLATARVFAREGARVAIADLDGDGAEAAARALPGAGHLAFRCDVTDRPRVDAVVHEVVDAHGRVDVLMNNAGVDGFGDDGRAQAIEHREPVLLHMGDEPFARMLAIHVHGAFYFARAAARSMWKQRAGSILNVSSIAGLAGMGMVHYATAKAALLGMTRSLARELGPAGIRVNAICPGVIDTPMTRAVPEAFLAPMVASTPLRRQGAADDIANCALYLACDESGFVTGQALSPNGGIHIA; this is translated from the coding sequence ATGGCCGGCAGGCTCGAAGGCAAGGTCGCGATCATCACGGGAGCCGCGTCGGGCATCGGGCTCGCGACCGCGCGCGTGTTCGCGCGCGAGGGCGCGCGCGTCGCGATCGCCGACCTCGACGGCGACGGCGCGGAGGCCGCCGCGCGCGCGCTGCCCGGCGCCGGGCACCTCGCGTTCCGCTGCGACGTCACCGATCGCCCGCGCGTCGACGCCGTCGTCCACGAGGTCGTCGACGCGCACGGGCGCGTCGACGTGCTGATGAACAACGCCGGCGTCGACGGCTTCGGCGACGACGGCCGCGCGCAGGCGATCGAGCACCGCGAGCCCGTGCTGCTGCACATGGGCGACGAGCCGTTCGCGCGCATGCTCGCCATCCACGTGCACGGCGCCTTCTACTTCGCGCGCGCGGCGGCGCGCTCGATGTGGAAGCAGCGCGCGGGCTCGATCCTCAACGTCTCGAGCATCGCCGGTCTCGCCGGCATGGGCATGGTGCACTACGCGACCGCGAAGGCGGCGCTGCTCGGCATGACGCGCTCGCTCGCGCGCGAGCTCGGCCCGGCCGGCATCCGCGTGAACGCGATCTGCCCGGGCGTCATCGACACCCCGATGACGCGCGCCGTCCCGGAGGCGTTCCTCGCGCCGATGGTCGCGTCGACGCCGCTCCGCCGGCAGGGCGCGGCCGACGACATCGCGAACTGCGCGCTCTACCTGGCCTGCGACGAGAGCGGCTTCGTCACCGGCCAGGCGCTCTCGCCGAACGGCGGCATCCACATCGCGTAG
- a CDS encoding sulfotransferase, which produces MSATAHGSEGNDGSRGKFDLSGSHPAWLRRVNAVGRALTGSGAHGAMAVPLDVASLLAEARANTGLDDFGPDDGWREGLEVLAQSLDREARLTLVGRLLARADVVNALETRLQVEDAYRRDPSIDDEEVAAPLFIVGLPRSGTSILHELLAQDPAHRVPLSWEARHPCPPPEEATYDTDPRIERCEAYVQFWNELVPEYRTMHEMGARIPCECIWLTMPTFVCEEWIGRQQCPGYAAWYMGADLRPAYAYHRRLLKLLQHRFRRERWMLKAPSHMAALDVLLAEYPDARILMTHRDPLKSMGSTASILSALAWMRSEDADIGAIRAGFGGEGMAYRLDVAMRAREAADPSRFFDVRYQDMLSDPFGTIARAYAHFGIPYTKEAERRMRDYLAAKPQAKHGAHAYSFDDLGLDVATERARFAAYQERFGVPSEVA; this is translated from the coding sequence GTGAGCGCGACCGCGCACGGGAGCGAGGGGAACGACGGGAGCCGCGGGAAGTTCGACCTCTCGGGCTCGCACCCCGCATGGCTGCGGCGGGTCAACGCCGTCGGCCGCGCGCTCACGGGGAGCGGCGCGCACGGCGCGATGGCCGTCCCGCTCGACGTGGCGTCGCTGCTCGCCGAGGCGCGCGCGAACACGGGCCTCGACGACTTCGGCCCCGACGACGGCTGGCGCGAGGGGCTCGAGGTGCTCGCGCAGAGCCTCGACCGCGAAGCCAGGCTCACGCTCGTCGGGCGCCTGCTCGCGCGCGCCGATGTCGTCAACGCGCTCGAGACGCGTCTGCAGGTCGAGGACGCCTATCGTCGCGACCCCTCGATCGACGACGAGGAGGTCGCGGCGCCGCTCTTCATCGTCGGCCTCCCGCGCTCGGGGACGTCGATCCTGCACGAGCTGCTCGCGCAGGATCCGGCGCACCGCGTGCCGCTCTCGTGGGAGGCGCGCCACCCGTGCCCGCCGCCGGAGGAGGCCACCTACGACACCGACCCGCGCATCGAGCGCTGCGAGGCGTACGTCCAGTTCTGGAACGAGCTCGTGCCGGAGTACCGCACGATGCACGAGATGGGCGCGCGCATCCCGTGCGAGTGCATCTGGCTCACGATGCCGACCTTCGTGTGCGAGGAGTGGATCGGCCGCCAGCAGTGCCCGGGCTACGCCGCCTGGTACATGGGCGCCGACCTCCGGCCTGCCTACGCCTATCATCGCCGTCTGCTGAAGCTCCTCCAGCACCGCTTCCGGCGCGAGCGCTGGATGCTGAAGGCGCCGTCGCACATGGCGGCGCTCGACGTGCTGCTCGCCGAGTACCCCGACGCGCGCATCCTGATGACGCACCGCGACCCGCTGAAGAGCATGGGGTCGACCGCGAGCATCCTGTCGGCACTCGCGTGGATGCGCTCCGAAGACGCGGACATCGGCGCCATCCGCGCGGGCTTCGGCGGCGAGGGCATGGCCTACCGCCTCGACGTCGCGATGCGCGCGCGCGAGGCCGCCGACCCGTCGCGCTTCTTCGACGTCCGCTACCAGGACATGCTGTCGGACCCGTTCGGCACGATCGCGCGTGCCTACGCGCACTTCGGCATCCCGTACACGAAGGAGGCCGAGCGCCGGATGCGCGACTACCTCGCCGCGAAGCCGCAGGCGAAGCACGGCGCGCACGCGTACTCGTTCGACGACCTCGGCCTCGACGTCGCCACCGAGCGCGCGCGCTTCGCGGCCTACCAGGAGCGCTTCGGCGTTCCGTCCGAGGTCGCCTAG
- a CDS encoding AMP-binding protein, translated as MSDAAWISGEQHTVPRLLARRLASKPDGEYLDVGGVKLSARDVDERGRRIATALRELGVAPGDRVASLLENSPEAVLYWFGTVLGGRVAVPINSAYKGDYLRHQLADSGSRVLFAHVDFLDRAVDVVPRVDGLDFVVVVGDEGGGVDASAFGGAKVLRFEDVLGASCEPVPNDVRPSDLGTFIYTGGTTGPSKGCMLSHNYHEALATQIATQWQATADDVVWTPLPLFHFNALTTATLGPLVTGGRGAIFRRFSVSQFWPEMNRTGATITSTLGTMAYLLAHDVDRPEMPRSGAPEANRTLRLMGAAPLPPEVDSILRERFAIDTFSGAYGVTEASLISWQPPGTKNKPNAAGVVNHAYFDVRIFDDDDVEVPRGTEGEIVIRPKRPHVMFEGYWGRPQATVETSRNWWYHTGDVGRIDDEGYLYFVDRKADYLRRRGENISSFEVESVLMKHGKLADVAVHAVPSPLSEDDLKITATLEEGAVLTEEELFRWCIEHLPYFALPRYIEFRAELPRSPVGRVLKRVLRDEGATPASWDAEASGIAYEKR; from the coding sequence GTGAGCGACGCGGCCTGGATCTCCGGCGAGCAGCACACCGTGCCGCGCCTGCTCGCGCGGCGCCTCGCGTCGAAGCCGGACGGCGAGTACCTCGACGTCGGCGGCGTGAAGCTGAGCGCGCGCGACGTGGACGAGCGCGGGCGCCGCATCGCGACGGCGCTGCGCGAGCTCGGCGTCGCGCCCGGCGACCGCGTCGCGTCGCTGCTCGAGAACTCGCCCGAGGCGGTGCTCTACTGGTTCGGCACGGTGCTCGGAGGGCGCGTCGCCGTCCCGATCAACTCGGCGTACAAGGGCGACTACCTCCGCCACCAGCTCGCGGACTCGGGCTCGCGCGTGCTCTTCGCGCACGTCGACTTCCTCGACCGCGCCGTCGACGTCGTCCCGCGCGTCGACGGGCTCGACTTCGTGGTGGTCGTGGGCGACGAGGGTGGCGGCGTCGACGCGAGCGCGTTCGGCGGCGCGAAGGTGCTGCGCTTCGAGGACGTGCTCGGGGCGTCGTGCGAGCCGGTGCCGAACGACGTCCGGCCCTCGGACCTCGGGACGTTCATCTACACGGGCGGCACGACGGGGCCGAGCAAGGGCTGCATGCTCTCGCACAACTACCACGAGGCGCTCGCGACGCAGATCGCGACGCAGTGGCAGGCGACGGCGGACGACGTCGTCTGGACCCCGCTCCCGCTCTTCCACTTCAACGCGCTCACGACCGCGACGCTCGGGCCCCTCGTGACGGGCGGCCGCGGCGCCATCTTCCGCCGCTTCAGCGTCTCGCAGTTCTGGCCGGAGATGAACCGCACCGGCGCGACCATCACGTCGACGCTCGGCACGATGGCCTACCTGCTCGCGCACGACGTCGACCGGCCGGAGATGCCGCGCTCGGGCGCGCCCGAGGCGAACCGCACGCTGCGCCTGATGGGCGCGGCGCCGCTGCCGCCCGAGGTCGACTCCATCCTGCGCGAGCGCTTCGCGATCGACACGTTCAGCGGCGCCTACGGCGTGACGGAGGCGAGCCTGATCTCGTGGCAGCCGCCGGGCACGAAGAACAAGCCGAACGCCGCCGGCGTCGTGAACCACGCCTACTTCGACGTGCGCATCTTCGACGACGACGACGTCGAGGTGCCGCGCGGCACGGAGGGCGAGATCGTGATCCGCCCGAAGCGCCCGCACGTGATGTTCGAGGGCTACTGGGGGCGGCCGCAGGCGACGGTCGAGACGAGCCGCAACTGGTGGTACCACACGGGCGACGTCGGGCGGATCGACGACGAGGGCTACCTCTACTTCGTCGACCGCAAGGCGGACTACCTGCGCCGCCGCGGCGAGAACATCTCGAGCTTCGAGGTCGAGAGCGTGCTGATGAAGCACGGCAAGCTCGCCGACGTCGCCGTCCACGCGGTGCCGAGCCCGCTCAGCGAGGACGACCTGAAGATCACGGCGACGCTCGAGGAGGGCGCGGTGCTCACGGAGGAGGAGCTCTTCCGCTGGTGCATCGAACACCTGCCGTACTTCGCGCTGCCCCGCTACATCGAGTTCCGCGCCGAGCTGCCGAGGAGCCCCGTCGGCCGCGTGCTGAAGCGCGTGCTGCGCGACGAGGGGGCGACGCCGGCGAGCTGGGACGCCGAGGCGAGCGGCATCGCGTACGAGAAGCGCTGA